CCGTAGCTTGACCGCTGCGGTCTTTTTGTATAATCGAAAACCACCGGCTTCATCGCCGGCGGGTCACTTTTTTGTGTGATTACAATCTCTTAGTCCTTAAGGCACCTTACGTTGCAACTTAGGTTCTGCTTTTGCTGTGCCTGCGCAAACTCCATTGAATTGTCTCGGCTGATTCTATAGACGTATGCGCGGTCTTCGCTGGCGGCGTCTCGGCTGCATACGTTCACGCTGTAAAGCCATCCGTTGTAGTTGCCGTTTATATTTCTGCTTCCAATCATATAGAGCGAGAATCCAAGCAGATTGTCTCCTGTTTCAATGCCATCACTGTATTCTAGACGGTTTTCCGAAACGAAGATATCTGCTGCGGTTTCGTTCTTGAACCATGTCTTTCCGAAATTGGCCAGGGTTTCAAGTTCCTTGTTGTTTGGAACGTGGAATCCTTCGGGGCATATATTTTCTACTGCCGCGTTTTCACCGAGAATTGCGTCCCATCTGTAGAAACGGCCATACTTTTTGCAGTATTTAAGGCTGCTGTCGGCGTTCCAAGATGTGTCCGTTGAAGCGTATTTGTGCATGGGACACCAGCTAGAATCTATGGCGTAGTTCAAATTTTCTGAAATCCAGATTTGACTACCGATGCCTACAGTCTGGTAAATGGTCCCATCACGTTCGTCGGTAACGGTGTCAGTCACTAGTTTGTCATTTGCAAATTTCCAGGCGAAACCGTTGCAGGTGAAAACGGAATTCTGGTATACGTAATCGCCTTCGTGTTCTCTGTGGCAACCATGACCGATTGCCATGTCAAATTCTTTTGCGATAGCTACGTCGCCCTTGTAGCAATAGTAGTAGATGGTTGTATCGATTTGACCTTTATGGAACGATTCGTCGTCTTCGCCGCAGTTAATCAGTTTTGCTTCTTTTTCCAGCAAGGTTTCTTCTTGCGGGGGCTCAGGTTCCGTAGGTTTAATCACGGTAAATTTGCCATCGTAGCAAAGAACTTTTACTGCAGAATCCACGAGGCTTGGGCGTCTTGTATAAGCGGAGTCGCATTCGATTCCTTGCGAGTAATATTCCGTTTCGTTTGCGGAATTCCAGAAAAGCTGGGTTCCTGTATCCATGCATTTGTGGTATGGAATCGGAATCAAGACGCCTCCGGCGTATGGGTCTTCCGATTTTATGACCATTCCTAAGTTTGTCGTTATGCAGGGAATCCCGTTTTGGATGCTGGGGTAAATCCATTTCCCCTGAACGGAATCGTAAGCGTAGGTGTAATTTTCGTAATAGGAGCCTTTTCGTAATTCGCCGTTATATCCCGGTTCCCAATTGTAGGTGTCTTGGAATGTTGTGCCGGGGTTGTACCAACCGAGTTTTTCGGAGCAGACAAATAGAATCTTGTAATACTTGCTGGTAGAATCGTTGACCGTTTTTACGGAATCGATGTTCTTGCTGGAACATTCTCCAAATCCGTAGATGCGCCCGTAAATGCCGGTGGTAACCGGTCTTTCGGCTCTTGGGGTAGGAATGTCACTAGTGTATTCATACATGTAGCTGTCGGCAAGACGGTCTGCAAAGTATATTTTTATGGAATCGTTCCATTTGCCGTCTTTTTCAAAAATAGTGTCCGCTTTTTTGTTGTATGGCAGGCTGCCGGACCATAGGGTTTGCAAAACCACTGCTGCAACGGAATCGGTCGTATGTTCGTCAATTTGGTTAGAATGCTTTAACTTGGGAATATCGCCGAAAACCTCTTTCAGAATTTCGCCTTGCGCCTGCTTTTCGGCGGAGTCGGATTCAAGCCCGTCTTTCATGAGCTTGACGATTCGTTTGCTTTCGAGCGTGGTGAGCGCGTTGAGGTGGAGCGAATCGGTGCGGCCAAGATCGACAAAGCTCCATGCCGGCGCGGATATAGAATATCTTTTGTTGTCGATTCTTAAAAGGGCGTAAGGTGTTTGCAGCTTAAGATTCTCGAAC
This portion of the Fibrobacter sp. UWB15 genome encodes:
- a CDS encoding FISUMP domain-containing protein, with product MTKNIFAILLASSLFLFGCGDDSSSDPQDDSSKDSELSSSSGNSDKDDKKSSESKADSSSTSDSLNTEPAALFEKAQLTAIYGHSKWHEATVLEIDTAMNLTGREFMVKADCDSCPFVFENLKLQTPYALLRIDNKRYSISAPAWSFVDLGRTDSLHLNALTTLESKRIVKLMKDGLESDSAEKQAQGEILKEVFGDIPKLKHSNQIDEHTTDSVAAVVLQTLWSGSLPYNKKADTIFEKDGKWNDSIKIYFADRLADSYMYEYTSDIPTPRAERPVTTGIYGRIYGFGECSSKNIDSVKTVNDSTSKYYKILFVCSEKLGWYNPGTTFQDTYNWEPGYNGELRKGSYYENYTYAYDSVQGKWIYPSIQNGIPCITTNLGMVIKSEDPYAGGVLIPIPYHKCMDTGTQLFWNSANETEYYSQGIECDSAYTRRPSLVDSAVKVLCYDGKFTVIKPTEPEPPQEETLLEKEAKLINCGEDDESFHKGQIDTTIYYYCYKGDVAIAKEFDMAIGHGCHREHEGDYVYQNSVFTCNGFAWKFANDKLVTDTVTDERDGTIYQTVGIGSQIWISENLNYAIDSSWCPMHKYASTDTSWNADSSLKYCKKYGRFYRWDAILGENAAVENICPEGFHVPNNKELETLANFGKTWFKNETAADIFVSENRLEYSDGIETGDNLLGFSLYMIGSRNINGNYNGWLYSVNVCSRDAASEDRAYVYRISRDNSMEFAQAQQKQNLSCNVRCLKD